The Synechococcus sp. WH 8101 sequence TTCTGAGGCTGCCAGTAGGCATTCACGGCATAGCTGTTCGTGGAGCTCGCGATCGGCTCCGAGGCCCCATTGGCCAGGGTGGCGGTGCAGCTGTTGTTGTAGCCATTGGCGGCCACAAACTCGGTGGCGTGGCGGAAGCCGGTGCCGCACTGTCCGTAGCGGTAGGCCAGGGCCGCACCGAATCGAGGTCCGCTGTAGCCAAGCTGGGCCGTGAGGTTGCCTTCCGAGCGATCGGTCATGAAGCCGCCACTGTTGGGATCCGAGGTGTTGCCCTCTGCGGCGACATAGTTCACCGACACGCTCCAGGCAGGGTCACCCTTGCTAGTGGCCTGTTTCCAGTAACCACCGATCATCTGACCCGTGGCCTTGTTGTACACCCCGGTCGCACCCCCAAGCGAAAAGACTTCAAGGGTTTTCACGCCGCCTTTGTTGTAGACGGAGGGCCACATCGCCAGCATTTCAGTGTTTCTAGCAATCGCACCCGCAATGACTGTGAACCGATCCCCCACCGGGAAGCGATACCAGAGGCGATAGATGTTCAGAAAATTACTAGAGCCAGCTCCACTTGAACTGTCATAGGCCACGTCCAGCTGAGTGAGATTAATCCCACCACCATTGAGAGCATTGTTCTTGCCAAAATTACCAGCACGGAGGTAAGCAAGCAGCAGATCCTTCCCCGTGAAACTGGTCTCAAAGTAAAGACGCTGATCGTAATTGAAGGTGAAAGCGCCATACTCCTGGTTGTAAGCCTTGGCGCCACCATTGAGCCCGTTGCCGCTAAAGCTGCTGGCATCACGCGTCGCCCCATTGGGCAGAAGCTTCGATCCATTATCACCACTGGCATTGACGGCGCCGGTGATGAAGGTGGTTTGACCCTTCAGTTTGGTGGTGGTGGAGAACTGGGTTGCTTCCAGTTCGCCGACGCGGGCCTCGAGGCCATCCACACGACCCTTGAGGATCGCCAGTTCACGCTCGAATTCCTTCATCAGGCGCTTGAGCTCGTCGGTCACTTCGGTGACGCGGTCGAGACAGGCGTTCAGCAGGGCAGCCGCCTCAAAGCGGGTCATCGCCCGGTTGCCCCTGTAGGTGCCGTTGGGGTAGCCGGCAACGCAGCCGTAGCGCTCGATTAAGTTGCTCAGCGCCTGATAGGCCCAGTCGGTCGGAACCACATCCGAGAACTGGGTGATGCTGGTGACCTGCTCAAGGCTGTTGGGTGACGAGCTGCTGGCGTAGTCGGAAACGCCACGGATGTTTAGCGGTCTTGCGTTCAGCTCAGCGGCATGGGCCGATTGGCTGGTGTCAATCCCGGCGGCGGCGGCGAGCGATAGCACCACCACACCTGGAACAAGTGCGGTAACAGGGCGCATGCTGAGGCAGGCCACGGGGATGACATCGCATTGAATTGGGCTGAACGTAGGGACTGCCCCGTTAAGGAGGCATCAACACCAGGTGATGATTGTTTGCCTTTCATGCCACAAAAAAGCCCCCGGTGTTCCGGGGGCTGCAAGAGGCACAGTGAGGAGTGCCCGTTCTGTGGATGTGTGAGGAGTGAACCGATCCGATAGAACGGATCAGAACTTGAAGGTGGTCTGGATCAGGCCGCCCCAGAGGTTGAACTGACCGTCGTAACCGGCACCGTTCTGAACCAGATTGCGGGTGTTCTGGCCCATCGGACGGGACATGTAGAAGATCGCCGGGGTCACAGCGATGTTGTCGGTCACCTGGAAGTTGTAGTACCACTCGAAGACATAGTTGCCATCGAAGGGGGTGTCGCTACAGAAGCCATTGAACTTGCCGGTGCAGTCCTCAAGCTGGGTGGCGAAGGTGGGCTGACCGAAGGCGAAGCCAAAGTCGTTGCCCTTGAGGAACACGTCGTCCCACTTCATGCCCACCATCCAGCTCTGGCTGGTGACCGGGGAACCGGGCAGCTTGTCGTTGGTGGTGTTCTGGTTGATCGCCCAACCCACGGAGAAGGAGGGGATCCAGCCAGCGTTCTTGGGCTGCCAGTAGGCGTTCAGGGCGTAGCTGTTGGAGCTGCCACCGCTGCGCACGGCATAGCCGTTCTTGTCTTCGACATCAGAGAACAAGGAACCACCGGTCAGACCAGCAGCGTTGTACTGCTGCTGATAGCAATCGTTGTTCCACTTGCCGTCGAACTTGACGAATTCAGTACCGCGACGCAGGCCGTTGCCGGAATCACACTGGCCATAGCGGTAGGCGAAAGCCAGACCCCACTCAGGACCGCCGTAACCGATCTGAGCCAGGAAGCTGGCTTCAGAGTTGTCGGTCATGAAGCCACCCTCATTGGGGTTGGAGATGTTGCCGTTGCCGTCGTCAGCCACGTAGTTGACCGACACGCTGAAGGCGTTGGCGCCCTTCTTGGTGTTCTGCTTCCAGTAGGCACCGATCAGCTGACCGGTCTCCTTGTTGTACACACCACTGGTGCCCATCAGAGCGGTCCAGTCGAGGATCTTGGCGCCACCCTTGTTGTAGACCGAAGGCCAGAGAGCCAGAGCCTCGGTGTTACGAGCCAGAGCACCGGCGAAGAAGGTGAACTCCTTGCCAACCGGAAACTTGTAGTACAAGCGGTCCAGCTGCACAGTGTTGCTGATCACGCCAGTCACACCAGAGTCGGTGGCGATGTCCAGAGCGGTGAGGTTCACACCAGCGCCAGCAAAGGCGTTCTTACCCTTGGTGAAGTTGCCAGCGCGAAGGCGGGCATACAGCAAGTCCTTACCAGTGAAGCTGGTGTTGAACGCCAGACGCTGGTCGTAGTTGAAGGTCCAGGCGCCGTAGTTGGCGTTGTAGGCGTTAGCGCCACCCTTGTAACCGTTGGCGGCGTACGACTTGCTGTTCTTGTA is a genomic window containing:
- a CDS encoding iron uptake porin; the encoded protein is MRPVTALVPGVVVLSLAAAAGIDTSQSAHAAELNARPLNIRGVSDYASSSSPNSLEQVTSITQFSDVVPTDWAYQALSNLIERYGCVAGYPNGTYRGNRAMTRFEAAALLNACLDRVTEVTDELKRLMKEFERELAILKGRVDGLEARVGELEATQFSTTTKLKGQTTFITGAVNASGDNGSKLLPNGATRDASSFSGNGLNGGAKAYNQEYGAFTFNYDQRLYFETSFTGKDLLLAYLRAGNFGKNNALNGGGINLTQLDVAYDSSSGAGSSNFLNIYRLWYRFPVGDRFTVIAGAIARNTEMLAMWPSVYNKGGVKTLEVFSLGGATGVYNKATGQMIGGYWKQATSKGDPAWSVSVNYVAAEGNTSDPNSGGFMTDRSEGNLTAQLGYSGPRFGAALAYRYGQCGTGFRHATEFVAANGYNNSCTATLANGASEPIASSTNSYAVNAYWQPQNSGWVPSVSVGWGYNQVSAANKVSGSPLNSQSWFTGIKWSDVGLKGNDLGFAVGQPVFATGLDGGSTPFDGNYAFELYYSFQVTDNIQVAPSVFYLSRPMGQFTSNLTRQGSGYDGNFSLFGGVIQTTFKF
- a CDS encoding iron uptake porin, which translates into the protein MKLFQQLLVAPAALGLLAPVAANAAELNINGVSDYASSSEQVTSITQFSDVYPTDWAYQALSNLIERYGCVAGYPNGTYRGQRAMTRFEAAALLNACLDRVTEVTDELKRLMKEFERELAILKGRVDGLEARVGELEATQFSTTTKLKGQTTFVTGAVNAGGNNGSKYVYRNQKYKFDGVTGTASVLRYTDKGKTYKNSKSYAANGYKGGANAYNANYGAWTFNYDQRLAFNTSFTGKDLLYARLRAGNFTKGKNAFAGAGVNLTALDIATDSGVTGVISNTVQLDRLYYKFPVGKEFTFFAGALARNTEALALWPSVYNKGGAKILDWTALMGTSGVYNKETGQLIGAYWKQNTKKGANAFSVSVNYVADDGNGNISNPNEGGFMTDNSEASFLAQIGYGGPEWGLAFAYRYGQCDSGNGLRRGTEFVKFDGKWNNDCYQQQYNAAGLTGGSLFSDVEDKNGYAVRSGGSSNSYALNAYWQPKNAGWIPSFSVGWAINQNTTNDKLPGSPVTSQSWMVGMKWDDVFLKGNDFGFAFGQPTFATQLEDCTGKFNGFCSDTPFDGNYVFEWYYNFQVTDNIAVTPAIFYMSRPMGQNTRNLVQNGAGYDGQFNLWGGLIQTTFKF